The Hordeum vulgare subsp. vulgare chromosome 4H, MorexV3_pseudomolecules_assembly, whole genome shotgun sequence genomic interval GAGGGGTCGCGGTAGCTGGACGAGCGGGAGCGGCGCGCGGGGGCGAGTAGGAGCGGCGGGCGATCGGGGTGAGCGGGGCGAGGGCTTGCGGGAGCAGTTCCAGATCGGGGTGAGGGGGAGGCGGACGGGGAGGGAGAGTTGGCTGCAGAAAGTTTCGTTGGTGGAGTATGTTCAGCCAATTGTAATTGCTAAGTACACCAGCAGACGGTGGATTAACAAGGGCTGTTAGATTAAGATATGTGGGATTAATTGTGGGGTGCTGATTGGTTTTTTTTGTGGGGCGTTTGATGGGGTGTCTGTAGTGTAATTCTTGTTCGAttgtttaatagtagtatagatAGTTGTGTTTTTTCCCTTTCGGGGTGCACAATTGACTAGTTGTGCATCTCATGCAAACATAGAAGCataattgtgtttttttttcatttcgggaGCAGAGTTATACTTCTCGCAGAAGCTTCATGTTGTGTTTCTCATGGAAAAACATTGCTACCTGAAAAATAATTCCACCAAAGCCTAGGAAAATCGGAGAGCAAAAAGTAATCACAAGGATACGCTCAACGATCGACACGTGGTGGTGGCTCCACACACCGCTTGGCCAAAATTCAGTGTGGTATTGTTTATTTGTTGGTTTTTCACCCAAAAAATGGGCTATTATTTTTGGAGCTTAATATTCTTGTTAACAATTAAAAACGAAACTATATATTAGAAAATAGTTGGTATGTGTTATATAAAAAAGTTTAgtacatactccctctgttccaaaataactgtctcaactttatagtagctctagtataaaattatactaagcttaagacacttattttgggacggacggAGTATTAGAAAATTTCACCgtatattttaaaaatgtttatatattaaaaatatttagCATATAATTAAAAAATATTCATTACATATTAGAAAATTTTCAATATATATTAGTAGTATATTACAATAAAATGTTTAGTGTGTATTTAAAAATAATCATCGTATAATAAAAAGGTTTAATatatatttgaaaaagttttcacAATATACTTTAAAACAAGTTCGTCATGTATTATGGAACCTATATAAAACAGGATATTTGCAAAAAGGAccaatattttaaaaatatataaaaggaaaaaaaacgaaaccaaaaaaaatacacacacgcacacacacacaagaaacAACTGAAAAAATAAAACAACGAAAAAGTCCGGTTCGTATGGAGGCGAGCTTCAGCAAAGCCTAAACTATATGTCGTCTGCGAGGGGCATATAGGATTGGCCCAGGCCACACGATGTCGGTCCTGTTACTATGGTTGCGGTGCAGTCGGCTAGGTTGCAGTCGCAACAGGTTGTCGCCCTACCTCTGCCATCCATTTGCTGATGCATCCCACCTCAGGGCTCTGCTTGGTGGGCCTACTTTGGTTGGGATGCCGACATGGTCGATGTGACGGTCTTCTCAACATCCGTGGCTCCTCCGACTTTGGCAGCGTCGGCTTCCGTAGCCCCGTCACCTTCTATAGCTCCTACGTTTGAATTGTTGTCCACTCCTCTGCAATGTAGCGGCTGCCACCCCGTCTTTGTCGACGACTCTTCTTCGAATGTCGATGACTCGTTGATCAAGGCGATGCAACGTCAAGCTGCGCGTCATTTGGATACGCAGGAAATTATTTTTTGTTGGATGCACTCACTTCGTTTTGGGTGTACGCTACATCAAATGGAGTCTCAATCGTTATCCAAGGCGGCGTATATGCGGTTGGAAGAGATGGTCATGGATGTTTTATTTAACATGGATGACAGCATAATCTTCTGATCGGTCCACCATGTCCTGCGACATGGTCATAGAAGTTGGTCTCGTATGACGCTACTCTTGCCGATATGTCCGTATTTTTTTTGTCAGACTTTTAGTGTTTGACATCTTTGTGTGGTGTATGGCAGTATGGGTATCATGATTCGTATCCGTTTCTTGCTATATTTTAAGTTAAGAGAAGCGTCCTTTACCTcgtaaaagaaaaaagagaagagtcCTTTATCAATAGAATATAAATAAAATCCCCATTTCTTTCCCTGAAAAGAAATATCTTTGTGTGGCGTATGTGTATTATTTCGAGGATAGCGTGTCAACGGATGGCACCCGCAGGGTATGAGTACGGGTGAAGCCTCCCGATACCCTTACCCGCCCCATCTAATATTGCCCATCACCCTTACCCATGTCCGTTAATGGATACAATTTTTTCCCATACCCGTTACCCAACAGGGTAGATGGGTATCCGCGGGTGAAAATATCCATATTTGTAAAACATCAAGTTAAAAAATTTATAGTTATAAACTGCATTGTATCATATAGTTTATAAAGATAGATTATAGCTACGACACATACTTATAAAACaacatcatgtagtcataaacaacaactcataggcatacactttcaattcataaattattgatatcgTGTAGATTGTAGAGATAATTTTGAGTTTACATAGATTTTATATGGGTATACGGGTATATGGGTATGAGTTATATACCCGCTCTACCCGATGGGTTTAAATTTTTTCTATTTATATATCCATGGATAAATTTTTGTCCCATATCCTTACCCTAATAGGGTTTTCATCCGCAGGGTACGTGGGTAATGGGTATCCATTGCCATCCATATCAACGCGCGTTCCATCCAATAGCCCTCTATAAAAATAAGAATTGTGCAGACCTTTATTAAAATAACCAACACGTTGTATAAACACAAATAGACACTTTGGCCGAGTGGTTAAGGCGTGTGCCTGCTAAGTACATGGGCTCTGCCCGCGAGAGTTCGAATCTCTCAGGTgtcgttttatttttttgctttttcAATTTTTTGCTCTGGCAGATGGGCCAACGCTACACGCGCCAGGCCGGCCTACTTTCCATTTCCTCCCTTTAGCCCACGGATAGAATGGCCCGTCCAACTACAAAGGAAGCAATGATTGTGAGTGTACATGGGCTCTGCCCCGCGAGAGTGCGGTACGTCGCGATGGACAGCGTAAGTATCTTGGGTCGTCAGCGATTGTATTCCATGGactaaatgaccctaaaatttTGGAGACGTTGGCATGCCGCGAGGCCCTTGCCCTGGGCAGGGATCTACTTCTTCAGAAGATCACTATAGCATCGGATTGTCTTCAAGCAATCAAGGATATCAACTCGGGAACGAATGGCATTACAACTCCAATTGTCAGGGAGATCAAGGACGGAAGCAATGATTTCCAAACCATCTCTTTCAGTCATGAAGGACGTTTGTTGAATACTGAAGCTCATAGTTTAGCTAGATATGCTTTGCATCTAGGGGAAGGACGCCATGTTTGGCTCCTACAACCTTTTGATAGCCTTCTTATACCTGTAAACCTTACTATTGATCAATAAAGCAAAGCAGTTTTCCCTAAAAAAACTACAAACGAAGCAATGTCTCGAAAAAAAAACCTACATCGGAAGCCACCACACAGGAAAAAAAATCTCCAGGGAACCTACCAGTACCACTAACAGAAAACGTATTCAGACTTGGATTTTCTGCTCTCCGGCTCGAAATACGTTGGTACAATCTGCAAAATTCAAAACCGATAATATAAAAATGTGACGTCTTTTTTGTCTATACATCGACGTATGTTCTAAGTGCATGCAAAATTTTACCAAGAAAAAGATACATGTGGCTGTCCGAGGAAATACAAAATTCAGGTATCAAAACTCGCCATTTTGGAGCTCTCATTTTTGTTTTTGTCTTGCACAGACAACAATGGATGTCGACGATTTTCGTGAACATAGGTTGGTTAGTTTCATCACTCAAAATGTGCAATTCTTTACATTCCTTGATGGGAAGGAAAACTCCACTTCAGATGGGTTAAAGGTTGTCCAATTATGCCTTGCATATGTTCTCAACCGGATCACTTTAATATCGTTTGACTCATTGTCATCAGAGAAAGATGTGTCGTAGGAGAATTGACTTCGAATCAGAGTAGGAATCGAAACCAAGGAAATGCTTCGTCTCGTGCGGTTTCATTAGTACTACATTTATAGGCCGCTACTTCACCACTTCACTTGAAAGTGCATTCTCTATTGTAGCAAAGTTTCGTATGGGGGGTATTTGTAGGTGAGGTGCAttttgctatttctttttctaagtTAGTTGGATACACTGGTGACATAAATTTTAAATGTGTCACCCTTGCCCACAAGTTTTATTTTAAGGGCACTGAATGACTTTGTTCCTCTTGTCGACCTTTTGTATAGTGCTTATTTCTTTTTGTTATAATAAATCACAATCCAAAAAAGATTGTGTTATAAATACAAGCTTGAGACTTACACACTGCTTAACTTCAAAATAGGAAAACATTTTGGTTTGCAATACACAAATACTAATTCTATCAATATCGAATTATGTCATAGTTTTGAGCAGAAGAGATGGTACGCGACATGGCATCATTACTTTTCTTTTCCTCGTCTCGAGGAGATTACGGAACCATCCTTGCCCGGTCTCTGCCATCGAGCATGTGGAATGTGGATTCACCTCCACTATGCCTGCTGCTCCGGCGGCCGATGACGGGGAGGGGAATCCTGGTCGCTCGGCTTTGACTAGTAGATATGTTGGATTTTTAGTCCTCCAAGGGCGGTGCTCGAACGGATGGCGacacttcttctttgagtcattatTTCTGGCTTTGATCCTCCTCAAGTTTATTCGCGTGGATGGATTAGACGGAGCTTTGGCGTAGATTCCTGCCAGCTCATTGCGTGGGCGGGGTTAAGGTTTCTCGTTATGCGTACACAACGACGATATCTGGCGTTAGGTTTTTCAGATCGATTCAATGATGACCATTGTGTCTGTGGGGCGCTGGTCCTTAGAGGAACACACACAAAGATTCCCCGGCTGTCATCGACAAGGTTAGGCTGGCTCCCGTATGGAAGCGATGACAGCGGCGCATCGACGGCCCGGCGACAATGGTGAATCTTTAGATAGAGAAAAGAATGTCCAATTTTACTCCTTTTGGTTAGTACTCCTACATCAAGTCATCAACTACTTCAACTAACTCGCTTGACCCTGAAATACACACATTCTTCGAGGGGCTATGTGCAAACCGCGGCAGACGAAGAGGGGGCAAGAATCTCCTCCCTCCCCATCCTCctctccggcgacggcgaggccCCGACCGCGGCGGCCGGAGACGATGGCGAGGAAGGGCGTGTCGTACGTGACGGCCGCGCAGCTcgcgtccatggccagcgacccgCGCGTCGCCGTCGTCGACGTCAGGTACGCAACGCACCGACCCGCCGCCCCCATCTCCGTGCGCCGCCGGGGAGCACGCGCGAGAGGCTATCGGCCTAACGGGGGTGGTTCTCTTGCAGGGACGAGGAGCGGATCTGCGACGCGCACATCGCCGGGTCGCACCACTACGCCAGCGACGGCTTCGCTGACCGGCTGCCGGAGATCGCCGAGGCCACCAGGGCCAAGGAGACCCTCGTCTTCCACTGCGCCCTCAGCCAGGTCAGGCCTCTTCCCCCTCCTTCAGACCTCCTCTCTTCCAGCTATTGATCTTTCCATTTTCCAACACCCGCTtgctcaagcaagcaaacaatttagCGTCTTGGACCTTGGCAGTAGTACAGTACGGTTGTTGCTTTCTGTAGATCTCAGAAACTAATTCGAGTTTCGCAAGCCCCTCGTTATCATAAAAATCATGCCTAGATATAATGGATTATGAGTTGATCTGGGTTGCAGAGATAAGTTGGCTCGTTTGTCATGTCGATGTGAGTCGGGACCCTTGATCGTGTATAAGGATGGTGGTTACTATGTATCGTGGATTTGATGGGATGGTGGTTATTTGTCTATATTATCTACTGTGAATTTGATGGGTGATCATCTGGAAATGCAAATACAACTGTTATGTGTGTAATACATGAAGGCACCAGCAAGGTAGTTGAAACTGGATTCCATTTTTTTTTGTTTACAGAATCAGACCATTGAAGGTTTCGTGAACATAGTCAGTGAGGCAATTTTTGTGCAGATGACGTTCCATAGGACTTCCAATTCTTTCGTTCTGtgggtttgttgcatgtttttgttatTCGCGACTGTACAAAATCAGGGTCAGCCTTTTCCGTACTTTTACAATCGGTATTTGCTCTCTAGGCCTGTGGTGAGGGCTCAGGACATCTTTATATGCTTAGGCGTTGTCTGAACCAGTACTTCTAATAGTATAAACCGTGGCTTTATCGTCTAGCAAGAACTATTGCTTAATTCTACTGCTAGTTCCCTGGGACCGTTCTCGGAGTTTACATGGTTTGCTTTATAGATTATAGAGCTGATAAATTGTAGTTTGTACTGTTTGCCTTGGTAAAGATGCTGAGCTTTGGTACCAGCTGTTTTATCTATGTGTACAAAAGAGGAATGCATTAATGAGGTGGTTGAAGCTGTCTTAAGTTATGTTTTCAGAATCAGACCTTTGAAGATTTCGTGAACATCGCCAGTGAGACAGTTTTTTTTTTCAGATGTTGTAGCTATAGGACTTCCATTGGTTTCCTTCTGTGGTTCTACATGTTATTTGTATGGCGGTTGCTAGGCATCAACCGGATGATTTCCTAGAAAAATCATCCCCCTAGCCAGCCGTCCGATTCAAAAGGCCACAGCCATTGGATCATTGCTCCCATGTAACGCACGCTCCCCGTACTGCGTTATCCACTTATCCTTCCCGCTTGCAACAGCCCCAGCCTGCAGTACAGCGCTGCCATGTTCGTCGGACCGCCcagtgtcacttggagctacccgCCATCGCAGCACCGACGTCCTAGCGATGCTCGATCGCAGCACCGACGGCCTCGGAGACGCTGCATTGCAGCTCCGACGGCCACCGCGATGCTCCATTGCAACTCTATCGCTGTACCACGCGGCCCCGGTGATGCTCCACTGCAGCTCGGGAAGCCCGCTCTAGTGCAGCTCCGGCGGTCCTGACGATGCTCCATTGCAGCCTCGGCGGCCCCGATGCTGCTGCATTGCAGCTCCGGTGGCCACTGCGCGGCCTGCCATTGCAGCACCGCCACGAGACCTCATTGCAGCAGTGTGGTCTCTTGCAAATCGCAACACCGGGCAGTAGCTTCCATGGAGCTTGCGTCGATGCCCCGTCATGGCAACAGTAAACCTTGCAGCACCGCCGCGCAAGCGGATGACGCGGGCTTGCAGCAGCAACACCTCCCCTCGTCTCCATTTGCAGCAGTGGCGCCCTGTGACAGTTCTCTCGCCTGGGTGCCCCGATTTGCGGCAAGGGGCTCTGATTTGGGAGGTGGCGGTGAATTTGTGGAGATGTGAGACGAGGTGAGAGCGATGGTTGTAGGCGGTGGCGACATGGCTGCGTGCTACAGTGGTGGATCCGACGGGATCAAGAGGAAggtaagagagagaggagagatgggATGGTGAGGAGCGTTCTCAGCAGGCTAGGCGGTCACGGTGTGGAAGGGGCTTCATGGGAGTCGCTGGAGGGAAGGATAGAAGAGGACCAAGTGGAAGAACATGTGGTTGTGGTTCGTGGCGTGAGATAAGGCGCGAGAGGCAGAGCGGTGCGCAGGTCCGTACTGAGACGCGTGGCGATCGTGGGGAGCCGCTGATTTGTTCCCAGAAATCATCCGGTCGAATTCAAGTGTTTTCCTATTTGTATTCATGTTTGTATAATATCAGGGTAAGTGTTCTTTTATACCCATGCAATCTTTGTGTGCTCTCTAGGCCTGTTGTCAGGACATCTTTATATGCTTAGGTTTTGTCTAATGGCCACTTCAAATATAAACCATGGACCgtccaaaattaaaataaaataaaaaccttgGATTTATCTTCTAGCAAGAACTATAAATTGTTATCTGTGATGTTCGTCTTGGTAACTATGCTTGGCTTTTGTAACAGCTATGTTACTTGGTGTTTATTTTCCTCCTACATTCAGCGTTGTGTATCGCTTTTTGTTCTTTCATCTCAATTTTACCTCGCAATCTGAGTTGAGGTTATCGCCTCTGGTTCTTCTTGTAACCTGTCTGTTCAAACTGCAGGTGCGCGGTCCATCTTGTGCAAGAATGTTTCTGGACTATTTATCAGAGGCCAAAAAAGAGTCAGCGGTGAAGAACATCACGGTCCTTGAGCGTGGATTCAATGGATGGGAGCATTCAGGGAGAGCTATTTGCCGCTGCAAGGATGCTCCTTGCAAGGGTGTATGCTCTTAAAGATATTGAGTGTTCATGTAAACAAACATGATGCATTTTGCAAGTGCAAGGGATGCTGCTCTGCATGTTACGCCCCAAGATGATCGCTATCGACAGGCTAGCCGTTCGTAGTTGATTACTTCTATAGCACACATTGAAATGGCATATCTCAATTGGGTGGACCAGTAAAGACATTGAATAACAGTCACTATATGCCATGTAAACTTCAAACCTTATTGGCGATTATTGAAAACGTTTCTCTTCCACCTATGGGCATCtgcatcctgtgtttgagctgaaGTTCTACTATCTCTATATTCTCCCGAATAAGCATGCTTGTTCCAAGGATTAATAGGGTTTAGGATTTTCTAATGAAGTTTCCAGTTGCATGTTATTCTGTTCTGATCAAGTCTAGgtgtttgattaccagaaggcacATCAGGTCACAAGTATTTTTTGCTGCTCTGTTGCATTTTTAATGTAACTTTGATTTCTTCTATTGTAGATGTGCTATCGGCGAGTGATCATCACGCCCAATGCTAACGGTTCGCGTAAATTTAGTTGACAGAAATCTAAGGGCTACGAAGTTGTGACTGTAAGTTTGGCAGCAGAAATGGAATGATCGGTTCTGCCTAGTATAGAAACCAATCTAGTGCAGAAACAGGAGGGTCAAAAACTCAAAATACATCACAATCTGTTGATAATGGGGAATAATCATTTTTACCCTCATGTTATTTGCGCTGAATTCAGCAACCACATGACATGAATGGAATTTGCAAAGAAAAATGCTAATTTGGTCATGAACTCCAATATGGTTTTATCAGGAAGTGACAGAAACTGAAGCCATCCTTTTCATTTTCCTGAACATAACTGAAAGAGAAGCACCCTCATCTATACAACAAGACTGGACATATGGTACATGGAAGTATGACAACCCAACAACTCTATAGGTACATCCCCATAATATTTCCAGACACCCCTCTGTAATACAATCTTTAATCTTCCTTCATTTCCAGGAAGATATTAGCCTCTTCACAACACCAATAAAAGCAAGCACCTAAATGAATAAAATTAATTTCCTGTACAGAGATTgccactttgtcagcccattactgCTTCTGTGTTACACTATACACGACTCGCAAACCATCCCGTTCACCATCAAAAATCGGGATGGAATATGAGGAACTGATCTTCTGAACTTCTGGAGAGAAAAACCCATGCTACTGGTAGTGCTCATGCTCAACAAGCGATTTTGTTGGGTCAGCAGAAATTGTAGTTGCAGCTGTTGTTGCAAAGCTGCAGCAGAGTAGATGTCAGCCACCACCAAAAGGTCCTTGGCGGTTTGCTTCGCCGTCGGGTCTTCACCTCCTCCATGATCCGACATGACTCCTGCTCTGAGACCGGTCTAGCAAAGTTTCAAGCTCCCTCAACACTTGCCATGTGGCATCTCCCTCTTGCATTGGTCGGTTGAACACCAGCCCCTTCCGCTTCACAGGATCCCACAAGTTCTTCTGTATCACACTTAAGTTTGTTGCCACCACATGGTCTAGCACCGTCTCAAGACTGGCGACATCCTTCTCGGCCACCTGTAATGAGATGTCTGGCCACCGAAGGACAGAAGGGAATGGCAGGCGTATATTATCGGCAATTATGACAGGGACACAACCGAGCAGGACTGATTCCACGAGCCGAGGGCTCCACGGTGCCCAGCCCAGCGGGCAGAGGCAGAACAGAGAACGGGCCATCTCTGATCGGTAGTCATCGTATCGCTTCCGCTTAAGGTAGAACTTGCTATTACGACCATAATGATGTAGTAGCTCAGTCCTCACTTTCCTGTTGCAAGGAAATGTAAGTATGGTCTGATGAATTAAATTTAATTTACTCTTTTTTATCCTACTGGCCTTATATGTACGGCTATTGATGAAATTGTGACAGTTATGGACGAGACCTTGCCTGACCTAGGCAactaaaggatttcatttttatgctttagAACTATTTCAGGTTAGCTGCATGGAGTATATGGATCTTGAACAAATGATTCAACCAGATAGCATCGAATTTACAGAAGGCATAACAAAAGTGAGACAGAACATGAGAAAATCTCAAAAGCAAGCGCTTTATCATTCCTTATGGAATAATTGGTAGATGAAGCGACCTCAGAAAAGTGTGGCATATGCTTACTTGCTGTAGAAGCGGCCACTGATATTCTTGGGATGGACCTCCATCTTGCCCCGGAAGAAGGCAAAGATGTCCCTTTGCGCCTTCTCCGGCTCCGGTAGCTCGAGGGCCACCTCCGGGGGCACGTGTGGCGGGATAACCACGTGCTCTGCCTCCTGGCACACGTGAGGGCCGTGTACACCAAATGTCTGTAGAAGGATTGACCTCTTGAGGAACTCCGGTATGCCATCCGCGATGGCCACATCCTCCTGATCAAACAAACCGAGACTTTAGTGTGACTGACTATTTCCCTTCCTTAAATCTCTTGAGGGTTTGGTGATAACACGCGTTGAAGTAAATTCAAGCCGGACTAACTTCCACCACAGAAACACCATGAATTTTAATGGCTGGATGAGTAGTTTCAACAACTACAGTTCAGTTCCAGACTAAACAAAGTTGCTGGTGACAGCAGTGCACAGCACAGCAGAAGAGGAATTCTGATAATTAAGCTATATATACTAGGAATTTTGTCAATTTCAGAGCAAGAACTATTGATTGAAGTCGTTTTGCAATCGAGGCTGAGCGCTCATTGTCATGAACAGCGCGTATGCCATTTAGGAAGCAAGAAGACGCAGCTGCTGGCTTCCACGGTTCCTCATTGGAAACCCCCATTTGGACGCAAGAAACGCAGGCAGGCACCTAACCCGCACGCGACCACCACCTAATCGAGAAGCAGGAGCAGAAGCACTGACCATGGGGTGGAAGCAGGCGCCGAAGTCGTGGGAGGCGACGAAGACGTGGTCGGCGCCGGCGGAGCGGTTCCAGTAGGGCATGTCCCGGCGGAGGAGGGCGACGGCGTCGGCCAGCAGCCCCCGGGCGTGCGAGAGGGACGGGAAGCCGTTGGGGGTGGAGAAGTTGCAGGAGACGTAGACGGGGACGAAGAAGAGGTCGGCGTCCTCGGGGCGGACGGACGGCAGCGCGTGGTGCAGCGCGACCTCGGCCGCGAAGAGGTGGCGGCCGCACCGCGGGTCGGCGGCCGCCCAGTCGCGGTTGAAGCGGGAGGGGAGGTCGTACACGTGGATCCGGACGGGGGCTCTGGCGGCGGAGAGGGCGCGGGGCTTGGTGTTGCGGAGGAGGACGGCGGGGCGGAGGagcggggaggcggccggcggggcggcgGAGAGGAAGAGGCAGACGGAGAGCGCGAACCAGGCGAGCAGCAGCCACGCGGAGTGCCTCCGGAGCGTGCCGGCGAGGCTGGGGGGAGGcgacctcctcgccgtcgccggcgccggcgcggggAGCTTCGGATCTCTCATGCCGGACGGGAGGGGAAAGAGGGACACCGCGGCGCGTGGGTTTGGTGGGTTGACTTGAGCTGGAAAAAAAGCTCGCGTTTTTCCGTCCGTCTCCTCTCCCCCGGCCGTCAtgttgtttttttctttctttcgagGAACTGTTTTTGGTAAGCGGCTTGCTGGATGGATAGATGGGCTGTCTAACAAGTTTAAAAGGT includes:
- the LOC123450073 gene encoding arsenate reductase 2.2-like, with translation MCKPRQTKRGQESPPSPSSSPATARPRPRRPETMARKGVSYVTAAQLASMASDPRVAVVDVRDEERICDAHIAGSHHYASDGFADRLPEIAEATRAKETLVFHCALSQVRGPSCARMFLDYLSEAKKESAVKNITVLERGFNGWEHSGRAICRCKDAPCKGVCS
- the LOC123450071 gene encoding probable glucuronosyltransferase Os03g0107900, whose amino-acid sequence is MTAGGEETDGKTRAFFPAQVNPPNPRAAVSLFPLPSGMRDPKLPAPAPATARRSPPPSLAGTLRRHSAWLLLAWFALSVCLFLSAAPPAASPLLRPAVLLRNTKPRALSAARAPVRIHVYDLPSRFNRDWAAADPRCGRHLFAAEVALHHALPSVRPEDADLFFVPVYVSCNFSTPNGFPSLSHARGLLADAVALLRRDMPYWNRSAGADHVFVASHDFGACFHPMEDVAIADGIPEFLKRSILLQTFGVHGPHVCQEAEHVVIPPHVPPEVALELPEPEKAQRDIFAFFRGKMEVHPKNISGRFYSKKVRTELLHHYGRNSKFYLKRKRYDDYRSEMARSLFCLCPLGWAPWSPRLVESVLLGCVPVIIADNIRLPFPSVLRWPDISLQVAEKDVASLETVLDHVVATNLSVIQKNLWDPVKRKGLVFNRPMQEGDATWQVLRELETLLDRSQSRSHVGSWRR